A window of Rhodococcus sp. SGAir0479 contains these coding sequences:
- a CDS encoding TetR/AcrR family transcriptional regulator, whose translation MSGNYESTRRRLTSKQAETVSRLTRCAVEVLREKGFAGLTVRLVAAQAGVAPATAYTYFSSKEHLVAEVFWRRLSAMPRDDETSGDRTTRVVEVLRSVALLVSDEPELAAAVTTALLGRDPDVEHLRARIALEIRARLLAALDATAEDEQDLLEALEMLYAGALLRAGMGYDSYLHIADRLEVSARMILP comes from the coding sequence GTGTCTGGCAACTACGAATCGACCCGCCGCCGTCTGACGAGCAAGCAGGCCGAGACGGTGTCTCGGCTCACCCGCTGTGCCGTCGAGGTGTTACGCGAGAAGGGGTTCGCCGGATTGACCGTTCGTTTGGTTGCCGCGCAGGCCGGGGTGGCCCCGGCGACGGCGTACACGTATTTCTCCTCCAAGGAACACCTCGTGGCCGAGGTGTTCTGGCGCCGGCTGTCGGCGATGCCGCGTGACGACGAGACGTCCGGAGACCGCACCACGCGGGTCGTCGAGGTGCTCCGCAGCGTCGCCCTGTTGGTCTCCGACGAGCCCGAACTCGCGGCCGCGGTCACCACGGCCCTGCTGGGCCGCGACCCCGACGTCGAGCACCTGCGGGCGCGGATCGCGCTCGAGATCCGGGCCCGTCTGCTCGCCGCGCTCGACGCGACCGCGGAGGATGAACAGGACCTGCTGGAGGCGCTCGAGATGCTCTACGCCGGTGCGCTTCTGCGCGCCGGCATGGGCTACGACTCGTACCTGCACATCGCCGACCGCCTCGAGGTCTCGGCGCGGATGATCCTGCCGTGA